From one Wenzhouxiangella sp. XN201 genomic stretch:
- a CDS encoding OmpA family protein — MPTSPPGAAEARGKLSALQADPNLAPRAPLELHEAEAAVRLAERPLPSDESSLGDHRVYMAERMIDIARAKATARYAADQREALVEEREQARLMARTREAELARADADRARNEAYLARSDASRAQDAASKARYAEIQAMAEADAARRAASSARMSEARASAGADEARRDAESARSLEARAAADADAARAEAESARRSEAQARMDADAQAADLRRQISELQAEITDRGLVLTLGDLLFATDRAVLEPGADRHLSQLVDFLKRYPDRRVEIEGHTDNVGASSYNLGLSQRRAESVMNYLTERGIDPNRLTALGLGQERPIASNQTAAGRQQNRRVEIIIENPQDSLASDY; from the coding sequence ATGCCAACGAGCCCCCCGGGGGCAGCCGAGGCCCGCGGCAAGCTAAGCGCGCTACAGGCCGACCCGAACCTGGCCCCGCGCGCACCACTGGAGTTGCACGAGGCCGAAGCCGCGGTTCGACTTGCCGAGCGTCCGCTGCCATCAGACGAGTCCAGTCTGGGCGATCACCGCGTCTACATGGCCGAACGCATGATTGACATCGCCAGGGCCAAGGCGACTGCGCGTTATGCCGCGGACCAGCGCGAAGCTCTGGTTGAGGAACGCGAACAGGCCAGGCTGATGGCCCGTACCCGCGAGGCCGAACTCGCCCGTGCCGACGCTGATCGCGCTCGCAATGAAGCCTATCTTGCACGCAGTGATGCCAGCAGGGCCCAGGATGCGGCCTCGAAGGCCCGCTACGCGGAAATACAAGCCATGGCCGAAGCCGATGCCGCACGTCGTGCTGCCAGTTCAGCACGAATGTCAGAGGCACGAGCTTCCGCCGGCGCCGATGAAGCGCGCCGCGACGCCGAGTCGGCTCGTTCCCTGGAAGCCCGGGCTGCAGCAGATGCCGATGCAGCGCGAGCCGAAGCCGAATCAGCGCGACGTTCCGAGGCACAGGCGAGGATGGATGCCGACGCCCAGGCGGCTGATCTGCGACGACAGATCAGCGAACTGCAGGCAGAGATAACCGACCGTGGCCTGGTATTGACGCTAGGTGACCTGTTGTTCGCCACCGACCGGGCCGTCCTGGAACCTGGCGCCGATCGGCACCTGTCCCAGCTGGTAGACTTTCTCAAGCGTTATCCTGACCGGCGCGTCGAAATCGAGGGGCATACCGACAATGTCGGTGCCAGTTCCTACAACCTGGGCTTGTCGCAACGCCGGGCCGAGTCCGTCATGAACTATCTGACTGAGCGTGGAATCGATCCAAACCGGCTAACGGCTCTTGGTCTCGGGCAGGAGCGGCCCATCGCCAGCAATCAAACGGCAGCGGGCCGGCAACAGAATCGCCGGGTCGAGATCATCATCGAGAATCCGCAGGACTCGCTGGCAAGTGACTATTAG
- a CDS encoding lmo0937 family membrane protein: MLWITPSLGDGTEGMKIMLFTIAVVLAVLWLLGFVSGTTMGGLIHILLVLAVIVVVFQLLSGRRVG, translated from the coding sequence ATGCTTTGGATCACCCCCTCACTCGGTGATGGCACCGAAGGAATGAAGATCATGCTATTTACGATTGCCGTTGTCCTTGCCGTGCTTTGGCTTCTCGGTTTCGTCTCCGGAACCACGATGGGGGGATTGATTCACATTCTGCTGGTACTGGCAGTCATCGTAGTTGTTTTCCAGCTGCTTAGCGGACGCCGGGTCGGGTAG
- a CDS encoding DUF4398 domain-containing protein, with protein sequence MRNMTLPNLTRRLYLGAGVAALMLTASCAVAPPAPTAALSAAQQAITNAERSDAQHYAGVELNDARRRLQLAESAVRRENMIEAERLAEEAKIAAELASAATETSKALQSNQELSRGVQALIDEVRRTGGQR encoded by the coding sequence ATGCGCAATATGACCCTTCCCAACCTCACCCGCCGCCTCTACCTGGGCGCGGGCGTGGCAGCACTGATGCTGACGGCCAGCTGTGCCGTCGCCCCACCTGCACCAACCGCAGCCCTGTCGGCAGCACAGCAGGCCATCACCAACGCCGAACGCTCCGACGCCCAGCATTACGCGGGTGTCGAGCTCAACGATGCGCGCCGGCGCCTGCAGTTGGCCGAGAGTGCCGTACGCAGAGAGAACATGATCGAAGCTGAACGACTCGCCGAGGAGGCAAAGATTGCCGCTGAACTTGCGTCCGCGGCGACGGAAACATCCAAGGCGCTGCAATCAAACCAGGAACTGAGCCGAGGCGTTCAGGCCCTGATCGATGAAGTGCGCCGCACGGGAGGCCAGAGATGA